The following proteins are encoded in a genomic region of Candidatus Sulfotelmatobacter sp.:
- a CDS encoding DinB family protein — protein MSAMSGAPPIVSTVVPRLALLERTPDIVAALVSDLDDASVSWKPSPDRWCVQEVVGHLADIEPRGFRGRVEMILAQDRPTVPAVDPEQLAAGGRYLLRSLADWLADFRRERALSLEVLRGVLAEDLDRPAVHGGLGPFKLSDLLHEWPLHDLGHTRQIAELMRAQLHPHIGPWREMYKVNP, from the coding sequence GTTGCTCGAGCGAACGCCGGACATCGTCGCGGCGCTGGTCTCCGACCTGGACGACGCATCGGTGAGCTGGAAACCATCGCCGGATCGCTGGTGCGTTCAGGAAGTGGTCGGGCATCTCGCCGACATCGAACCGCGCGGATTCCGCGGGCGGGTGGAGATGATTCTCGCTCAGGATCGGCCGACGGTGCCGGCGGTGGATCCCGAGCAGCTCGCCGCGGGCGGTCGCTATCTCCTGCGCTCGCTGGCGGACTGGCTCGCGGATTTTCGCCGCGAGCGCGCGCTCAGTCTCGAGGTGCTGCGTGGGGTTCTCGCCGAAGACCTCGACCGCCCGGCGGTTCATGGCGGCCTCGGTCCCTTCAAGCTTTCGGATCTCCTGCACGAGTGGCCGCTGCACGATCTCGGTCACACTCGCCAGATCGCGGAATTGATGCGAGCGCAGCTCCACCCGCACATCGGCCCATGGCGGGAGATGTACAAAGTCAATCCCTAG